Proteins from one Sarcophilus harrisii chromosome 2, mSarHar1.11, whole genome shotgun sequence genomic window:
- the LOC116421049 gene encoding basic proline-rich protein-like, with protein MPKLPGQGTKEGDRGVAGRSSQTVFPKFPLPLGAVRVQRALEGAARRPAPSACAPFLPRGFLKSWLSTTPSRRAGGSPCQGAPGLLWARPARSHAPGSATARLPIPLPPGARSGPARGSGPLLAWLSAASSPLPAQQGARKLTASPSVLPGPKPVPAQGSTWQRPEGTGRLVAPAAPRQSPKALDEPWPFKEGQGGGREPAGSRTAEQRDKGPGAPPSGGVSRCRRRWGEPLLGSGFAFTPPGGGSPGPFVPGGGGRSPPRPGGNPAVPGGERVCIAGSLPAPTDRQPRGRGSPSPSEEETEARAISRVRAPLPVAGRELGGGQGSRYGPRAARPPGSSSLRPGWGRERPGGRGHFGQAGPAPGVETLPEGASRGASLPRPTQHPPLPAPARAPPTPAPGAAAPLPPLGGVPTRERYSVTLSAPTPRKAPPPPPPCPRAPAAAVGRPCDPWRSEFDRGTFPGAEHCDVSAPSPPRRPPL; from the exons ATGCCGAAGCTGCCGGGACAGGGCACCAAGGAGGGAGACCGCGGGGTGGCAGGGCGCTCCTCTCAAACTGTGTTCCCTAAATTCCCGCTTCCGCTGGGAGCAGTCCGAGTGCAGCGGGCACTGGAGGGAGCTGCCAGGAG GCCCGCCCCCTCTGCCTGCGCGCCCTTCCTGCCCCGGGGCTTCCTGAAGAGCTGGCTCAGCACAACACCCTCCAGAAGGGCTGGAGGCTCCCCCTGCCAGGGGGCTCCAGGCCTCCTCTGGGCCCGGCCAGCCCGCAGTCACGCACCGGGCTCGGCCACTGCCCGGCTTCCCATCCCTCTGCCGCCTGGAGCGCGCTCCGGCCCGGCTCGGGGTTCGGGTCCCCTCCTCGCGTGGCTCTCGGCGGCCTCCAGCCCCTTGCCAGCCCAGCAGGGGGCGCGGAAGCTGACCGCTTCCCCATCAGTGCTCCCTGGGCCCAAGCCGGTCCCAGCCCAAGGCTCCACCTGGCAAAGACCGGAAGGCACCGGAAGGCTGGTTGCTCCCGCCGCCCCCCGCCAGTCCCCAAAGGCATTGGACGAGCCGTGGCCGTTTAAGGAGGgacagggaggggggagggaaccAGCCGGCTCCCGGACGGCTGAGCAGCGGGACAAAGGCCCGGGAGCACCACCTAGTGGGG GCGTTTCTCGGTGTCGGCGCCGCTGGGGGGAGCCCTTGCTCGGCTCAGGCTTCGCTTTCACTCCTCCAGGGGGTGGGAGCCCCGGGCCTTTCGTTCCCGGAGGGGGGGGCCGCTCTCCCCCTCGGCCCGGTGGGAACCCCGCTGTCCCCGGGGGAGAGCGCGTCTGCATCGCCGGAAGCCTCCCCGCCCCAACGGACCGGCAGCCCCGTGGTCGCGGGTCCCCCTCCccttcagaagaggaaactgaggcgagaGCGATCTCGCGGGTGCGAGCCCCGCTCCCGGTGGCGGGGAGGGAGCTGGGAGGCGGCCAGGGGAGCCGATACGGGCCCAGGGCAGCTCGGCCTCCCGGGAGCTCCTCGCTCAGGCCGGGCTGGGGTCGGGAGCGCCCGGGAGGGCGGGGGCACTTCGGTCAGGCCGGCCCCGCGCCGGGCGTGGAGACGCTGCCGGAAGGAGCCAGCCGGGGTGCCAGTCTCCCTCGCCCAACCCAGCACCCGCCTCTCCCGGCCCCCGCCCGCGCGCCCCCCACCCCCGCGCCCGGGGCTGCAGCCCCTCTCCCGCCACTAGGGGGCGTGCCGACACGAGAGCGCTACAGTGTAACCCTTTCTGCCCCGACACCACGGAAggctccccccccacccccgccctgCCCCCGAGCCCCGGCCGCGGCCGTCGGCCGACCGTGTGACCCGTGGCGCTCAG AATTCGATCGTGGAACGTTCCCGGGAGCGGAGCATTGTGACGTCAGCGCCCCCAGCCCTC CGCGCCGGCCCCCGCTCTAG